In a genomic window of Rhododendron vialii isolate Sample 1 chromosome 12a, ASM3025357v1:
- the LOC131311932 gene encoding succinate dehydrogenase subunit 7B, mitochondrial-like has product MAFLLHKTTILSNLRSHSQKNDDSLTRRGFHVEPGPREKALLSEDPSLKRFKSCKKSVWRLKRIGNVLTIVVVAGCCYEIYVKAVMREEARKQASGSA; this is encoded by the exons ATGGCTTTCCTACTCCATAAAACCACTATTCTCTCAAATTTACGGTCCCATTCTCAG AAGAATGACGACTCGCTCACGCGACGGGGATTCCATGTCGAGCCAGGGCCTCGCGAGAAAGCT CTGCTGTCAGAGGATCCATCATTAAAGCGGTTCAAATCATGCAAGAAGAGTGTGTGGCGACTCAAAAGAATTGGAAATGTTCTCACAATTGTAGTTGTAGCAG GTTGTTGCTATGAGATTTATGTCAAAGCAGTAATGCGAGAAGAAGCTAGGAAACAAGCAAGCGGAAGTGCATAA